The Candidatus Krumholzibacteriota bacterium genome has a segment encoding these proteins:
- a CDS encoding SpoIIE family protein phosphatase, producing the protein MIGNLNRSSRFIALAAVVTAAIVYVSSFPSSAAPSTAVQTADTPRIKFKRISIEDGLSQSIVECIIQDKTGFLWLGTESGLNKYDGYDFTVMVNDPKDPNSLSYNHILSVCEDSHGYLWIGTFHGGLNRYDPETGIFKLYINDPRNSSSISHNNINAILEDRSGTLWIGTDDGLNRFDPVSDSFSRFLDSSKSSTSPGGSAVLDIYEDDEGMLWIAQDGNGLCCVDTHGILMRHYLHDPGDDSSLSSNSVRSIFQDRSETFWVGTVGGGLNRLDDSRKHFSRYRHDPHDPSSLSNDNVYAIYEDSFGSLWIGTKGGGLNLYDRGNDGFFHYLNDPNDPTSIGYNEIYDIFEDRSGVIWLGTYGDGTSSFHGKLSKFNVYRPDPTDPEALNEGIVWSILEDTDKTLWIGTHGGGLNHFDRKSGRFTHFRNDHDDPESINSDIVRIVFMDRNKTIWVGTRDGIGRFNRKTGKFSRYTHDPGDPSSISHNEIRSIYEDRKGTMWIGTYGGGLNSFDRESGKFQTFRHDIDDSTSLSNDFVREMLEDSAGRFWIGTQGGGLELMNRARGTFTHFRTDISDPQSLNNDYAFTILEGEGRTLWIGTMGGGLNRLDINTGKFRHFTEDDGLANNSVYCILGGNDGKLWMSSNFGISSFDPETEEFSNYNSEDGIQSNEFNGGSSFKSSSGELFFGNIDGFISFFPDRIVNNPNIPPVVLTTFKKLNKSVDLDRPIARIDELVLSHKDYFFSFEFSALDYYAPGKNKYAYMMEGLDKDWIYTDSSKRIATYTTLQPGKYIFRVKGSNNDGIWNEEGVSIKITITPPFWKTLWFRALIGLIIAAIIFILYNRRVKNVRISTELMAAQAAQMSIMPHKDPQIDGFDISGTCIPANEVGGDFYDYMWLDIEKTRFLVAIGDVSGKAMKAAMIAVMSSGMICSRAMGNSSISKIMTEINPPLFSKTEATMYTALFLAAIDIKTKEIAFSNAGFSDPILKTAESLMKIDNVGSRLPLGMLEDTSYSEKKVRMEHNDILVLFSDGVPDAINQSKEFYDTDSLETLLKDRVTPSMSAREIKELIVDDVMRFAGHTPQNDDITLVVIKAC; encoded by the coding sequence ATGATTGGAAATTTAAATCGGTCTTCGCGCTTCATTGCTCTTGCGGCGGTCGTTACGGCCGCTATTGTGTATGTGTCATCATTTCCCTCTTCGGCCGCTCCGTCCACCGCGGTCCAGACGGCTGACACTCCAAGGATTAAATTCAAACGTATATCGATCGAAGACGGATTATCACAGAGTATCGTCGAATGCATCATCCAGGATAAGACTGGATTCCTGTGGCTCGGTACGGAATCGGGGCTTAACAAATACGACGGATACGACTTCACTGTCATGGTCAATGACCCGAAAGACCCGAACAGCCTCAGCTATAACCATATCCTCTCTGTCTGCGAGGACAGTCATGGTTATCTCTGGATCGGGACTTTTCACGGAGGGTTGAACAGGTACGATCCCGAGACCGGTATATTCAAACTCTACATCAACGATCCGAGGAACAGTTCGAGCATCAGCCATAACAATATCAACGCTATCCTCGAGGACCGTTCCGGTACTCTCTGGATAGGGACTGACGACGGGTTGAACAGGTTCGATCCTGTCAGCGATTCCTTCTCCAGGTTTCTCGACAGCTCAAAGAGCTCGACCAGCCCGGGCGGTTCTGCGGTCCTCGATATCTACGAGGATGATGAAGGGATGCTCTGGATAGCTCAGGACGGGAATGGATTGTGCTGCGTAGATACGCATGGGATTCTCATGAGGCATTATCTCCATGACCCCGGTGACGATTCCTCGCTAAGCAGCAATTCGGTAAGATCCATATTCCAGGACCGGTCGGAGACATTCTGGGTCGGGACTGTCGGAGGAGGCCTCAACAGGCTTGATGATTCCAGGAAACATTTTTCGAGGTACAGGCACGATCCCCACGATCCATCCAGCCTGAGCAACGACAATGTCTACGCGATCTACGAGGACAGTTTCGGTTCGCTGTGGATAGGGACGAAAGGCGGAGGACTCAACCTCTACGACCGGGGTAATGACGGTTTCTTCCATTATCTCAATGATCCGAACGACCCGACCAGCATCGGGTACAACGAGATATATGATATCTTCGAAGACAGGTCGGGAGTGATCTGGCTCGGCACATATGGAGACGGAACGAGCAGTTTCCACGGCAAGCTCAGCAAATTCAACGTCTACAGGCCGGACCCCACCGATCCCGAAGCGCTGAATGAAGGGATCGTCTGGTCGATACTCGAGGATACCGACAAGACCCTGTGGATAGGGACGCATGGTGGTGGATTGAACCATTTCGACAGAAAATCGGGGAGATTCACTCATTTCAGGAATGATCATGATGATCCAGAAAGTATCAACAGCGATATAGTCAGGATCGTCTTTATGGACAGGAATAAGACTATCTGGGTAGGAACGCGGGACGGTATAGGCAGGTTCAACCGGAAGACAGGTAAATTCAGTAGATATACTCACGATCCCGGCGATCCTTCGAGTATCAGCCACAACGAGATCAGATCGATCTACGAAGACCGCAAGGGAACGATGTGGATCGGCACGTACGGTGGCGGGCTGAACAGTTTCGACAGGGAAAGTGGGAAGTTCCAGACGTTCAGGCATGATATCGACGATTCAACGAGCCTCAGCAACGATTTCGTCAGGGAGATGCTGGAAGACAGCGCGGGAAGATTCTGGATAGGCACTCAGGGTGGCGGACTTGAACTGATGAATCGCGCCAGGGGGACTTTCACTCATTTCAGGACCGATATATCCGACCCCCAGTCGCTGAACAACGATTACGCCTTTACGATCTTAGAAGGTGAAGGACGCACATTGTGGATCGGAACGATGGGAGGCGGCCTGAACAGGCTTGATATAAATACCGGGAAATTCAGACATTTCACTGAAGACGACGGGCTGGCGAACAATTCCGTCTACTGCATACTCGGAGGAAACGACGGGAAACTCTGGATGAGCAGCAATTTCGGGATATCCTCATTCGACCCTGAAACGGAGGAGTTCAGCAACTATAACAGCGAGGATGGAATCCAGAGCAACGAATTCAATGGAGGATCCTCGTTCAAAAGCAGTTCGGGCGAACTTTTCTTCGGCAATATAGATGGATTCATCTCTTTCTTCCCGGACAGGATAGTCAACAACCCTAACATCCCTCCCGTGGTACTGACGACATTCAAGAAGCTAAACAAGAGCGTCGATCTGGACAGGCCTATAGCCAGGATCGATGAACTCGTACTTTCGCATAAGGATTACTTCTTCTCGTTCGAATTTTCCGCCCTTGATTATTACGCCCCGGGAAAAAACAAATATGCCTATATGATGGAAGGTCTCGACAAGGACTGGATATATACCGACTCTTCAAAACGTATCGCGACATATACGACTCTTCAGCCGGGAAAATATATTTTCAGGGTCAAGGGCTCGAACAATGATGGTATCTGGAACGAGGAAGGAGTCTCGATAAAGATCACGATAACTCCCCCTTTCTGGAAGACTCTATGGTTCCGCGCCCTGATCGGCCTGATAATAGCCGCCATAATATTCATTCTCTACAACCGCCGGGTCAAGAACGTGCGAATATCGACGGAGCTGATGGCCGCCCAGGCCGCACAGATGTCGATCATGCCGCATAAAGATCCCCAGATCGATGGCTTCGATATAAGCGGGACATGCATTCCGGCGAATGAGGTAGGCGGAGATTTTTACGACTATATGTGGCTCGACATCGAAAAGACAAGATTCCTCGTGGCGATAGGCGACGTTTCGGGCAAAGCAATGAAAGCGGCGATGATAGCGGTTATGTCAAGCGGCATGATCTGCTCGAGAGCGATGGGTAACAGCTCGATCTCAAAGATCATGACCGAGATCAATCCACCTCTCTTCAGCAAGACCGAAGCTACGATGTACACGGCGCTATTCCTGGCGGCGATCGATATAAAGACGAAAGAGATCGCATTTTCCAACGCCGGGTTCAGCGATCCGATCCTGAAAACAGCCGAAAGCCTGATGAAGATAGACAACGTCGGATCGAGACTGCCCCTTGGGATGCTTGAAGATACTTCCTATTCGGAAAAGAAGGTCAGAATGGAACATAACGATATTCTGGTCCTTTTCTCCGATGGCGTTCCAGACGCGATCAACCAGTCGAAGGAATTCTATGATACCGATTCGCTCGAGACTCTCCTGAAAGACAGAGTGACGCCTTCGATGTCAGCCAGAGAGATCAAGGAACTGATCGTCGACGACGTCATGAGGTTTGCCGGGCATACTCCCCAGAACGATGATATCACTCTTGTAGTCATCAAGGCCTGCTGA
- a CDS encoding 3-isopropylmalate dehydratase large subunit — MGKTIIEKIIASHAGKEVVPGEIVDIMIDVRVARDFGGANVAKNIVDNGLGIDDPARTAFTFDCNPGGSDQKYATNQQICRNFAREHSIGVYDIDAGIGTHIAIDKGLALPGSTFVSTDSHANILGAIGAFGQGMGDVDIAHAFAYGKVWFKVPPTVRVILKGTPSPLTTPKDLVLAMLKKLGANGLLGYAAEVCGDVIDDLDLSGRITMASMATEMGGIISLFSPNQDVIDYMAKVSGKRIEPVRADSDAVYEKSIEIDIDGLVPQASRPGHPEDVVDVADVAGTKIGSAFIGSCTNGRFEDMKAAAAVLEGKKVAPGVVLKIVPATDEVWRRCLDEGVLKIFKDSGALVGNAGCAGCAAGQIGQNGPGEVTISTGNRNFAGKQGKGEVYIASPAVVAASAVAGIITLPDSIPAEPFLFSTGEPGETLVAEKKRSKAQKRPIVFKGKVWLIDRDNIDTDMIYHNRYLTITDIDEMGQYTFDNLEGWKDFAKKAGPGDIVITGKNFGAGSSRQQAVDCFKSLGISLVIAESFGAIYERNAINKGFPIVTAALLSSGLKDGEEIEVNLEDESVTLPSGKKVKGSFSEVQMNIYLKGGLLSNED; from the coding sequence GTGGGAAAGACAATAATCGAAAAGATCATCGCCTCGCATGCCGGAAAAGAAGTCGTTCCCGGCGAGATCGTTGACATCATGATCGATGTACGCGTGGCGAGGGACTTCGGCGGAGCGAATGTGGCAAAGAATATCGTCGACAACGGCCTCGGGATAGACGATCCCGCCAGGACCGCCTTCACCTTCGATTGCAACCCAGGCGGCTCCGATCAGAAGTACGCGACCAATCAACAGATATGCCGTAATTTCGCCAGGGAACATTCTATCGGCGTATACGATATCGACGCCGGGATAGGCACTCATATCGCGATCGACAAGGGTCTTGCTCTGCCCGGATCGACTTTCGTATCTACAGATTCTCACGCGAACATTCTGGGCGCGATAGGCGCCTTCGGCCAGGGAATGGGAGACGTCGATATTGCCCACGCTTTCGCTTACGGAAAGGTCTGGTTCAAGGTCCCTCCTACCGTCAGGGTGATCCTCAAGGGGACTCCCTCGCCCCTCACCACGCCGAAGGATCTCGTCCTGGCGATGCTTAAGAAGCTCGGAGCGAACGGGCTCCTCGGATACGCCGCGGAGGTCTGTGGAGATGTCATCGACGATCTTGATCTCTCGGGAAGGATAACGATGGCGTCGATGGCGACCGAAATGGGCGGAATAATATCTCTCTTCTCTCCCAACCAGGATGTGATCGACTATATGGCAAAAGTGAGCGGCAAGAGGATCGAACCTGTCAGGGCGGACAGCGATGCCGTTTACGAAAAGAGTATAGAGATCGATATAGATGGACTGGTTCCCCAGGCGTCGAGGCCGGGGCATCCCGAAGATGTGGTCGACGTGGCCGACGTCGCGGGCACTAAAATAGGTTCCGCCTTTATCGGCTCGTGCACGAACGGCCGTTTTGAGGATATGAAAGCGGCGGCGGCCGTCCTCGAGGGGAAAAAGGTCGCCCCCGGTGTCGTTCTTAAGATCGTACCGGCAACCGACGAAGTCTGGCGGCGTTGTCTCGATGAAGGAGTGCTGAAAATATTCAAGGATTCAGGTGCGCTTGTAGGCAACGCGGGCTGCGCGGGGTGCGCGGCGGGGCAGATCGGGCAGAACGGTCCGGGTGAGGTGACTATAAGCACCGGTAATCGCAATTTCGCGGGAAAGCAGGGAAAAGGCGAGGTATATATCGCTTCTCCCGCCGTGGTCGCCGCTTCGGCCGTTGCCGGTATAATAACCCTTCCCGACTCTATCCCGGCCGAGCCTTTCCTTTTCTCGACAGGTGAACCCGGAGAAACCCTCGTGGCGGAGAAAAAGCGGTCGAAAGCTCAAAAAAGACCGATAGTCTTCAAAGGGAAGGTCTGGCTAATCGACCGCGACAATATAGATACCGACATGATATACCATAACAGGTATCTGACGATCACCGATATCGACGAGATGGGACAGTACACGTTCGACAATCTCGAAGGATGGAAAGATTTCGCTAAAAAGGCAGGTCCCGGAGATATCGTCATTACGGGAAAGAATTTCGGAGCGGGATCGTCGCGTCAGCAGGCGGTCGATTGTTTCAAGAGCCTCGGGATCTCTCTCGTCATCGCCGAATCTTTCGGCGCGATCTATGAGAGAAACGCGATCAACAAGGGTTTTCCGATTGTCACCGCCGCCCTTCTCTCTTCGGGACTTAAAGATGGAGAAGAGATCGAGGTAAATCTCGAGGACGAGAGTGTCACCCTTCCTTCGGGAAAAAAGGTGAAAGGTTCTTTTTCCGAGGTGCAGATGAATATCTACCTCAAGGGCGGGCTTCTGAGTAATGAGGATTAA
- a CDS encoding HDIG domain-containing protein: MITSKDIESIFAAQLAKIKKVELRNMVVEIWVAGCAKGAWESVEELRAIPFTLLTDTKGISFIEHTIAVTEGALALARAQIDAYSKMPYPFDLDRLVAGGLLHDVGKLLEIERDGTGGYRKSHSGKCARHPISGALLAAESGADEELLNTIICHAKEGDGRPQVPETVMIHQADFATFDPLVMLSKGLLIE, from the coding sequence ATGATCACTTCAAAAGATATCGAATCGATCTTCGCCGCGCAGCTCGCGAAGATAAAGAAAGTCGAACTCAGGAACATGGTCGTTGAGATATGGGTCGCGGGCTGCGCCAAAGGAGCCTGGGAAAGCGTCGAAGAACTTCGCGCTATCCCCTTCACCCTTCTTACCGACACAAAAGGGATCAGTTTCATAGAGCACACCATCGCGGTGACCGAAGGAGCGCTCGCTCTTGCCCGTGCGCAGATCGACGCGTACAGCAAAATGCCGTACCCCTTCGACCTTGACCGCCTTGTAGCCGGCGGGCTTCTCCACGATGTCGGCAAGCTGCTTGAGATCGAGCGGGACGGAACGGGCGGCTATCGAAAGAGTCACAGCGGTAAATGCGCACGCCATCCTATATCGGGGGCTCTTCTTGCCGCCGAATCGGGCGCCGATGAAGAACTGCTTAATACCATCATCTGTCACGCGAAGGAAGGTGACGGACGCCCGCAGGTACCTGAGACCGTGATGATACACCAGGCTGATTTCGCCACCTTCGACCCCCTTGTCATGCTTAGCAAGGGATTGTTGATCGAATAG
- a CDS encoding threonine/serine dehydratase yields the protein MLDVRKAVIDAESLIRAYIRETPLARSSYLSEAGGADVACKLENLQYSGSFKFRGALSRILSLSREDLSSGVVTASTGNHGAAVARALEITGGRGTVFVPEGASGDKLRLIRQYGAEIEEYGTDNAETEAFARKTALNASMTYISPYNDREVIAGQGTIGLELERQIDHIDAIFASVGGGGLISGIGGYIKSIRPDIRMVGCSPENSKVMAESLKAGKILDIPSMPTISDGTAGGIEPGAITFGLCREYIDDFITVTEEEIKNALAGFIRNEHMLIEGAAAVSVASYLKTKESYRGKNVVIVICGANIDAETLKEVLSDYKTE from the coding sequence ATCCTGGACGTAAGAAAAGCGGTTATCGACGCCGAGTCACTTATAAGAGCGTATATACGGGAGACGCCCCTCGCGCGATCGTCTTATCTCAGCGAGGCCGGAGGCGCTGATGTAGCGTGCAAGCTGGAAAATCTCCAGTATTCAGGCTCATTTAAATTCCGCGGGGCGCTCAGCAGGATACTCTCTCTTTCCAGGGAAGACCTGTCCAGCGGTGTAGTGACCGCTTCGACAGGAAATCACGGAGCGGCTGTCGCCCGCGCCCTTGAAATAACAGGTGGCAGGGGAACGGTATTCGTCCCGGAAGGAGCTTCAGGGGATAAGTTGAGGTTGATACGCCAGTATGGAGCTGAGATAGAGGAATACGGGACTGACAACGCGGAGACGGAAGCTTTCGCGAGAAAAACTGCTCTTAACGCCTCGATGACGTATATTTCTCCCTACAACGACCGTGAGGTGATAGCCGGGCAGGGTACTATCGGTCTGGAACTCGAGAGGCAGATCGATCATATAGACGCCATCTTTGCTTCGGTAGGTGGTGGCGGTCTGATATCTGGAATCGGGGGATATATAAAAAGTATCAGGCCTGATATACGGATGGTCGGGTGTTCTCCCGAAAATTCGAAAGTGATGGCGGAATCTCTTAAAGCGGGAAAAATACTTGATATCCCATCGATGCCGACAATATCTGACGGGACGGCCGGAGGCATCGAACCCGGAGCGATCACCTTCGGGTTATGCAGGGAATATATCGATGATTTCATCACGGTCACGGAAGAAGAGATAAAAAACGCTCTGGCAGGATTCATCAGGAATGAACATATGCTTATCGAGGGAGCCGCCGCCGTCTCTGTAGCTTCCTATCTGAAAACAAAGGAATCGTACAGGGGAAAAAACGTGGTAATAGTCATATGCGGGGCCAATATCGACGCGGAAACGCTGAAGGAGGTCCTCTCGGATTACAAAACGGAGTAG
- a CDS encoding 2-oxoacid:acceptor oxidoreductase family protein has translation MSYKYCIRLSGSSNHGLKQAARILAEAAAIYGDKYALESASFGPEARSNIARADVIISDVPVDSPRVQAVDFLLVLTQEAFERHIADLAPGGVVVADIDVETAGSPGEERICKIPFFEVIDRYVDNYSMINIFVLGIFASISDVLEEKSIRLAIMARAPKLSEENYLSAFDAGIKTGSQYAAGDCG, from the coding sequence ATGTCGTACAAATATTGCATCAGGTTGAGCGGGTCAAGCAACCATGGCCTGAAACAGGCGGCGAGGATACTTGCCGAAGCGGCGGCGATATACGGAGACAAGTATGCCCTTGAAAGTGCTTCGTTCGGTCCGGAAGCGAGAAGTAACATCGCCAGGGCCGATGTCATAATCTCTGACGTACCGGTCGATTCTCCAAGAGTACAGGCGGTCGATTTTCTTCTCGTCCTTACGCAGGAAGCGTTCGAGAGGCATATCGCCGATCTCGCCCCGGGCGGTGTGGTCGTTGCCGATATCGATGTCGAGACGGCAGGGTCGCCTGGAGAGGAAAGGATCTGCAAGATTCCTTTCTTCGAGGTAATAGACAGGTACGTCGATAATTATTCGATGATAAATATTTTTGTCCTCGGTATCTTTGCGTCGATCTCAGACGTACTCGAAGAAAAATCGATCAGGCTTGCGATCATGGCGAGAGCTCCGAAGCTGTCGGAGGAAAACTATCTCAGCGCTTTTGATGCAGGTATTAAAACAGGGAGTCAATATGCCGCGGGAGACTGCGGCTGA
- a CDS encoding isocitrate/isopropylmalate dehydrogenase family protein, whose amino-acid sequence MSKRTIVSMPGDGIGKVVLPATVKVLEKAGFEADYVHADIGWEFWCKEGNPFPQRTIDLLSKHKIGLFGAITSKPKSEAALELDPSLQDKGLVYYSPIVAMRQLFNLDICIRPCRSFPNNPLNFIRKGPGGTIEEPVVDTVIFRQNTEGLYGGVEWTNPPQIVLDALNSHPKFKNFASTPPAELAVSTRIFTQKACNRIVGEAFKYADKFGYKSVTICEKPNVIRETSGMMLATGKRIQKEYPGIELWNTNIDAQMMWLTKNPEDYGVIVAGNMFGDIVSDGFAGLVGGLGFACSANIGEEVAVFEPTHGSAPKYEKLDPPIVNPMAMILSACMMLDHIGETEKAEKIRSAIASVIKEGKIYSYDMLKLRGGADALAKGASSTDQVAAAVMEKL is encoded by the coding sequence ATGAGTAAAAGAACTATCGTCTCAATGCCCGGTGATGGAATCGGCAAGGTCGTCCTCCCCGCCACCGTTAAAGTCCTCGAAAAAGCCGGATTCGAAGCGGACTATGTCCATGCAGATATCGGATGGGAATTCTGGTGCAAAGAAGGAAATCCCTTTCCGCAAAGGACTATCGATCTTCTCAGCAAGCACAAGATAGGCCTCTTCGGCGCTATAACCTCCAAGCCTAAATCTGAAGCGGCCCTGGAACTCGATCCATCGCTTCAGGACAAGGGACTTGTCTATTACAGCCCGATAGTGGCGATGAGGCAGCTTTTCAACCTTGATATCTGTATACGTCCCTGCCGTTCATTTCCCAACAATCCGCTCAACTTCATAAGAAAAGGACCGGGCGGGACTATCGAGGAACCTGTCGTCGACACCGTCATTTTCCGCCAGAATACCGAAGGGCTCTACGGCGGCGTCGAATGGACAAATCCTCCGCAGATTGTCCTCGACGCTCTCAATTCTCATCCGAAATTCAAGAACTTCGCATCCACTCCACCCGCTGAACTGGCCGTATCGACGCGTATCTTCACGCAGAAGGCGTGTAACAGGATAGTCGGTGAAGCTTTTAAATATGCCGACAAATTCGGTTACAAGTCTGTGACGATATGTGAAAAACCGAACGTCATCAGGGAGACTTCAGGGATGATGCTGGCAACGGGCAAGAGGATCCAGAAGGAGTATCCCGGTATCGAACTCTGGAACACCAATATAGACGCGCAGATGATGTGGCTGACCAAGAATCCTGAAGATTACGGCGTAATCGTCGCCGGCAACATGTTCGGCGATATCGTCTCCGACGGGTTCGCCGGTCTTGTCGGCGGACTTGGATTCGCCTGCAGCGCCAATATCGGCGAAGAAGTCGCTGTCTTCGAGCCTACGCACGGATCGGCCCCCAAATATGAAAAACTCGATCCCCCGATCGTAAACCCGATGGCGATGATACTTTCAGCCTGCATGATGCTCGACCACATCGGAGAGACCGAAAAGGCCGAAAAGATCCGTTCCGCCATCGCCTCTGTGATCAAAGAGGGTAAGATATACTCCTATGATATGCTTAAACTCAGAGGCGGCGCCGACGCCCTGGCAAAAGGCGCGTCATCGACCGATCAGGTCGCGGCGGCAGTGATGGAGAAACTTTAA
- a CDS encoding 3-isopropylmalate dehydratase large subunit codes for MGKTFAEKILASKSGQREVTAGQIVIVKPEHLLTHDNTAAIVGKIKDDLKEYGVARTDMPVIVLDHVIPAANEKTAANHKTVRQFVSDYGIKNFFDAGSGICHQVVMEKGFTIPGTIIVGSDSHTCSYGALGAFSTGIDRTEAAALLLRGETWLKVPETIKITLTGKLKHPVSAKDLVLSIIGDIGADGANYCSVEFHGEVSSLSIEERFTIANMGVEMGAKIAVFPVDRLAEEYLASIGVARSAYEPVWADKDAVYIRELKYDMGKIEPVVARPHTVDNISSVSKEKGIFFDQYFLGTCTNGRLSDLRSAAKIMKGKKIAPGTRLLVLPASKDVFEAAILEGLITVFSEAGAMILPPGCGPCLGAHQGCLAPGEKCLSTANRNFKGRMGCKEAEIYLASPETVAASAIAGKLVDPRKEV; via the coding sequence ATGGGAAAGACATTTGCCGAGAAGATACTGGCTTCTAAATCAGGTCAGCGGGAAGTGACGGCGGGCCAGATCGTCATCGTCAAGCCGGAACATCTCCTCACCCATGACAATACCGCGGCCATAGTCGGTAAGATCAAGGACGACCTGAAGGAGTACGGAGTGGCAAGGACCGACATGCCGGTCATAGTACTCGATCACGTGATCCCCGCGGCCAATGAAAAAACGGCCGCCAACCACAAGACTGTCAGACAGTTCGTTTCCGATTACGGGATAAAGAACTTTTTCGACGCGGGGAGCGGGATCTGCCACCAGGTCGTTATGGAGAAGGGATTCACGATCCCTGGAACGATCATAGTCGGAAGCGACTCTCATACCTGTTCGTACGGCGCCCTGGGAGCATTTTCCACCGGGATAGACCGCACAGAGGCGGCCGCGCTTCTTCTCAGGGGAGAGACATGGCTTAAAGTCCCCGAGACGATTAAGATAACTCTCACTGGGAAGCTGAAACACCCGGTTTCGGCTAAGGACCTTGTTCTCTCGATCATAGGAGATATCGGAGCGGACGGCGCGAACTACTGCTCCGTAGAATTCCACGGAGAGGTATCCTCCCTCTCTATCGAGGAACGCTTCACAATCGCCAATATGGGCGTCGAGATGGGGGCCAAAATCGCCGTATTCCCCGTTGACCGGCTGGCAGAAGAATACCTCGCCTCGATAGGAGTGGCGAGGTCTGCATATGAACCTGTATGGGCCGACAAAGATGCCGTTTATATCAGGGAACTCAAATATGACATGGGAAAGATCGAACCTGTCGTGGCCCGTCCTCATACGGTCGATAATATTTCTTCCGTTTCAAAGGAAAAAGGGATCTTCTTCGATCAGTATTTTCTCGGTACCTGCACCAATGGACGCCTGAGCGACCTGAGAAGCGCCGCGAAAATAATGAAAGGTAAAAAGATCGCGCCGGGTACGAGGCTTCTCGTGCTTCCCGCGTCGAAGGATGTATTCGAGGCCGCTATCCTCGAAGGACTGATAACGGTATTCTCCGAAGCCGGAGCGATGATCCTCCCTCCGGGATGCGGCCCCTGCCTCGGCGCCCATCAGGGATGTCTCGCGCCGGGAGAGAAGTGCCTGAGCACAGCCAATCGTAATTTCAAGGGACGGATGGGATGCAAGGAAGCGGAGATATATCTGGCAAGCCCTGAAACGGTCGCCGCGTCGGCCATAGCCGGCAAACTAGTAGATCCCCGCAAGGAGGTATGA
- a CDS encoding YihY/virulence factor BrkB family protein, protein MNGIKSFFSLFRDTAKSCFRDDVPSMAAALAYHAILSLAPLLIVIVGVVSMLFGTEAVENEIVIQLRDSIGEKASLAIQSIIRSTQESRSANIAAGSGSLLLLIIFSTGVFQQLILSLNTIWGRDVDRSQGLLRKLIQILRSNFFAFLMVIGLGLSLYTSLVMKTLTVIPEKLLLESFPEVAGFLPRIPDLLSPLILTLLFATLFKVIPNIRIKWGDVWFGAAFTSILFVVSEKLIEMYLQKTIVTSLYGAAGSIIILLLWVYWSAMIFLFGAELARSYAERFGSRRDIVDLD, encoded by the coding sequence ATGAACGGAATAAAATCTTTTTTCTCTCTTTTCAGGGATACGGCAAAAAGCTGTTTCAGAGACGATGTTCCATCGATGGCCGCCGCCCTGGCTTATCACGCCATACTCTCCCTCGCTCCCCTTCTTATCGTGATAGTAGGAGTCGTCAGCATGCTGTTCGGGACGGAGGCGGTGGAGAACGAGATCGTGATCCAGCTGCGTGATTCTATAGGCGAGAAAGCTTCCCTCGCGATCCAGAGCATTATTCGCAGCACCCAGGAGAGCCGTTCGGCGAATATCGCGGCCGGTTCGGGGTCTCTGCTCCTGCTTATAATCTTCTCAACCGGAGTCTTTCAACAACTTATCCTCTCTCTCAACACGATCTGGGGCAGGGATGTCGATCGCAGCCAGGGATTATTGAGAAAACTAATCCAGATACTGAGAAGCAATTTTTTCGCCTTTCTCATGGTCATCGGGCTTGGATTGTCGCTTTATACATCTCTTGTCATGAAGACTCTCACGGTGATACCGGAAAAACTCCTTCTAGAATCGTTTCCCGAGGTCGCCGGATTTCTGCCTCGCATCCCCGATCTCCTGTCACCCCTTATCCTTACTCTTCTCTTCGCGACCCTTTTCAAGGTAATACCTAATATAAGAATAAAATGGGGCGATGTATGGTTCGGCGCCGCGTTCACGTCGATACTTTTCGTCGTAAGCGAAAAGCTAATAGAAATGTACCTCCAGAAGACGATCGTCACGTCGCTATACGGCGCGGCCGGCTCTATCATAATTCTTCTTCTGTGGGTCTACTGGTCGGCGATGATTTTTCTCTTTGGAGCGGAACTGGCCAGGTCTTATGCGGAAAGATTCGGATCGAGAAGGGATATCGTCGACCTCGATTAA